One stretch of Daphnia pulicaria isolate SC F1-1A chromosome 8, SC_F0-13Bv2, whole genome shotgun sequence DNA includes these proteins:
- the LOC124352626 gene encoding deoxynucleoside kinase-like — translation MTSRFVQKWSQLLYSMMRNTRKTVKSDSRPSDFPHRTLPFLKSMDKRNKPFTVVIEGNIGSGKTTLLNYFSKYRDVEVLQEPVEKWRNVDGHNLLSLLYDDPARWSLTFQTHVQLTMLDHHTKETSAKVKLMERSLFSGRYCFVENLHESKLMEPAEYAVISEWFKWITKNVDVEVDLIVYLRSDPEVVHKRILQRARKEEKTVPLSYIVALHEIHEDWLHHKVSHPVPAPVLEIDANVDLTEMLKQISLVENQILNRKAIKRVLSSPSSSPSKLVSPA, via the exons ATGACAAGTCGTTTTGTTCAAAAATGGAGTCAATTACTGTACTCAATGATGAGGAATACTCGCAAAACTGTGAAATCAG ATTCACGACCAAGCGACTTTCCTCACCGCACactcccttttttaaaaagcatgGACAAACGAAACAAACCTTTTACTGTTGTAATTGAAGGAAACATTGGTTCAGGCAAGACCACACTTCTTAATTATTTTAGTAAATACAGAGATGTTGAGGTTTTGCAAGAGCCTGTTGAGAAATGGAGGAATGTTGATGGACATAATCTTTTG AGCTTACTGTATGATGATCCAGCCCGTTGGAGTCTGACTTTTCAGACTCATGTACAATTGACCATGCTTGATCATCACACTAAGGAGACATCTGCTAAAGTAAAACTAATGGAGAGATCCTTATTTAGTGGGCGCTATTGTTTTGTGGAAAACTTGCATGAAAGCAAATTGATGGAACCTGCTGAGTATGCAGTCATTTCAGAGTGGTTCAAGTGGATAACGAAAAATGTTGATGTTGAAGTTGATCTCATTG TTTACTTGAGATCTGATCCTGAAGTAGTTCACAAAAGGATTTTGCAGCGTGCTAGGAAGGAAGAGAAGACTGTCCCCTTAAGTTATATTGTAGCTTTGCATGAAATTCATGAAGATTG GCTTCATCACAAAGTTTCTCATCCCGTGCCTGCACCAGTCTTGGAAATCGACGCCAATGTGGATTTAACTGAAATGCTAAAACAAATATCTTTAGTCGAAAATCAGAtcttgaacagaaaagcaatcAAACGTGTTCTCTCGTCACCTAGTTCCTCGCCATCTAAATTAGTTTCTCCTGCATAG
- the LOC124352624 gene encoding uncharacterized protein LOC124352624 → MDGDKITSNFLRTALETSSENRLMRDQSNKEAVHTTRKPTEEGCSFGVIRQQMSHQNYLTNSDSHGHEDSDANPVKPHLSSSLLLQQQTYLSHMGQQSMVNITGGMISTNSTNTVITSIHQYPYDYNSSNSNVDGSGGYQHGTTGTNNSALSQSAGHQGLGLTAASSSGIGQYQHYPYHSKSTDLAMAKSSVNVIDQQHPTSVASSAMSTSTPTNGNAVSQQATNGVKKDLNSEVGRNDLPSSSVSHPPTTVAAPVQQQQENLPYYSEAQYGYNSSNSNMDGSGGYQHGTTCTNNSALSQSAGHQQDQGLTAASSGMGQYQQYPYNPVNSISPSDKILQSVLTRDPTIAHLPVDVVPTNTVAGNTTITTSYSNLEVLTILDTSGPAPTTSDLPEAQLSEALLLSVNKRETTTLTKSTTKVIANTSDIIKSDTNASSEAYVMPSNDLFPGEVVSLEESPMKKAKLG, encoded by the exons atggatggAGATAAGAttacttcaaacttcctgcgTACGGCCCTGGAAACTTCCTCGGAGAACAGA CTAATGAGAGATCAATCCAACAAAGAAGCAGTTCACACTACTCGTAAGCCAACAGAAGAAGGATGTTCATTTGGTGTAATTCGTCAACAAATGTCACATCAGAATTATCTTACAAATTCTGACAGCCATGGCCATGAAGATTCTGACGCTAACCCTGTTAAACCCCACCTCTCTTCATCATTATTGTTGCAGCAGCAAACATATCTGTCACACATGGGGCAACAATCTATGGTTAACATTACTGGTGGAATGATTTCCACAAACTCAACAAATACAGTAATAACATCCATTCATCAATATCCGTACGACTATAACTCATCGAATTCAAACGTTGATGGAAGTGGAGGTTATCAACATGGGACAACAGGAACCAATAATTCAGCTCTCTCTCAGTCAGCCGGACATCAAGGTCTAGGATTAACAGCCGCTTCGTCATCCGGAATCGGACAGTACCAGCATTATCCGTACCATTCCAAATCAACTGATTTAGCCATGGCCAAGAGCTCCGTAAATGTAATAGATCAACAGCATCCAACTTCTGTTGCATCTTCAGCAATGAGTACTTCTACTCCGACGAACGGTAATGCGGTATCCCAACAGGCGACCAACGGGGTGAAGAAAGATTTGAATTCTGAAGTTGGTAGAAATGACCTCCCATCATCTTCTGTTTCTCATCCACCCACCACTGTGGCAGCTccagtacaacaacaacaagaaaatcttCCCTATTATTCAGAAGCACAGTACGGCTACAATTCGTCTAATTCAAACATGGATGGAAGCGGTGGTTATCAACATGGAACAACATGTACTAACAATTCTGCCCTTTCACAGTCGGCAGGGCACCAGCAAGATCAGGGACTAACCGCAGCATCCTCTGGAATGGGACAATACCAGCAATATCCCTACAATCCAGTTAACTCTATCTCTCCTTCCGACAAAATACTCCAGTCAGTTCTTACTCGCGATCCCACCATTGCCCACTTACCGGTTGACGTTGTCCCAACAAATACGGTCGCTGGGAACACTACCATAACAACAAGTTACAGCAACCTGGAGGTTTTAACGATTTTGGACACATCGGGTCCTGCTCCTACTACAAGCGATCTTCCCGAAGCACAACTAAGCGAAGCTTTACTTCTCAGCGTCAATAAAAGAGAGACAACGACCCTGACCAAGTCGACTACCAAGGTGATTGCCAATACTTCTGATATAATCAAGTCAGATACGAATGCGTCTTCCGAAGCTTATGTAATGCCCTCGAACGATCTGTTTCCTGGTGAAGTTGTGTCATTGGAGGAATCGCCTATGAAGAAAGCAAAGCTAGGCTAG
- the LOC124352623 gene encoding maltase A3-like, which produces MKWRLVSQVTKPYTMRSFALLLVILAVALACPSQTGFKITQKRSVQHRVESREDEPRNWLEKGLVYQIYPRSFQDSDGDGVGDLKGIISRLDHFVQLGINVIWISPIFKSPMADFGYDIADFTDIDPIFGTLQDFTDLTAAAKANGIKLVLDMVPNHSSDEHEWFIKSVDRIDPYTDYYVWLDGEAPGVPPTNWLSVFGGPAWTFNEKRGQWYLHQFVAKQPDLNYRNPLVHEEFKNVLRFWLDRGTDGFRVDAVPHLYEDPTFPDELPSGDPNADPDQYGYLIHDQITWNRPETYDVMAEFRQVLQEYEDGDGQHRAMMTEAYVPLENVIQFYGNESFRIADFPFNFALINGINNCLYYCDTATKGYPYNGTQLRDTIVEFLNAIPSWVGPQGANWVLGNHDQRRLASRFGEALVDGMIMVQMLLPGTPVTYYGEEIAMKDQFISYEDTLDPQGCQMGPDRYEKFSRDPARTPMQWDDTFNAGFSTSDTTWLPMGENYPTVNVKLQKENLVSHLNIYRTLVALRQEASVLYGSYDFPIVDEDAFTLTRLRTNSTSYVVVLNVGLEERRFDLSGVAGIPATAKVVVRSIQAVSGETQIGFNINTADFPVGAQEGIVLSFLGL; this is translated from the exons ATGAAGTGGCGTCTCGTCAGTCAGGTAACAAAGCCTTATACGATGAGGTCGTTCGCTCTTCTCCTGGTCATTCTGGCCGTCGCTTTGGCTTGCCCGAGTCAG accGGGTTCAAGATTACCCAAAAGAGGTCGGTCCAGCATCGAGTGGAGAGCCGGGAAGACGAGCCACGCAATTGGCTTGAAAAAGGTCTTGTGTACCAAATCTATCCGCGTTCTTTTCAAGATAGCGATGGAGATGGCGTCGGTGATTTGAAAG GCATTATTAGTCGGTTAGATCACTTTGTTCAGTTGGGCATCAACGTTATATGGATTTCCCCCATTTTCAaa TCGCCAATGGCAGATTTTGGATATGACATTGCCGATTTCACAGACATCGATCCGATTTTTGGAACACTTCAGGATTTTACCGACCTGACTGCTGCTGCCAAGGCGAATG GTATTAAACTGGTATTAGACATGGTACCGAATCACAGCAGCGACGAACACGAATGGTTTATAAAGTCTGTCGATCGCATCGACCCATATACCGACTACTACGTTTGGCTTGACGGAGAAGCACCCGGTGTTCCCCCTACCAATTGG CTGAGCGTGTTTGGTGGACCGGCGTGGACATTCAACGAAAAGCGCGGTCAGTGGTATCTTCATCAATTCGTCGCCAAACAACCCGATCTCAACTACCGCAACCCACTGGTCCACGAAGAATTTAAAAACGTTCTTAGGTTTTGGCTAGACAGAGGAACTGATGGTTTCAGAGTTGACGCTGTGCCTCACCTTTATGAAGATCCCACTTTCCCGGACGAGCTGCCATCAGGCGACCCTAATGCCGATCCCGATCAATACGGGTACCTGATTCATGACCAAATTACATGGAACCGACCCGAGACTTACGACGTTATGGCCGAGTTCAGACAAGTCCTTCAAGAGTACGAAGATGGAGATGGACAGCACAGAGCTATGATGACAGAAGCTTACGTTCCTTTGGAAAATGTAATCCAGTTTTATGGAAACGAGTCATTCCGTATTGCCGATTTCCCCTTCAACTTTGCACTCATCAACGGCATCAACAATTGTCTTTACTATTGCGACACAGCTACCAAAGGTTACCCATACAACGGAACTCAGCTCCGTGACACGATCGTCGAATTTTTGAACGCCATTCCCTCTTGGGTCGGCCCGCAAGGAGCCAATTGGGTTTTGGGCAATCACGATCAACGAAGATTGGCCTCGCGATTTGGAGAAGCTCTTGTCGATGGCATGATCATGGTTCAAATGCTTTTGCCCGGTACCCCAGTCACCTACTACGGCGAAGAGATCGCCATGAAAGATCAGTTCATTTCCTACGAAGATACATTAGATCCTCAAGGTTGCCAGATGGGTCCAGATCGCTACGAAAAGTTTTCACGCGATCCCGCTCGCACGCCGATGCAGTGGGACGATACTTTCAACGCCGGTTTCTCGACATCGGACACGACTTGGCTCCCTATGGGTGAAAATTACCCAACTGTCAACGTCAAATTACAGAAAGAAAACCTCGTCTCTCATCTAAACATCTACCGGACACTGGTTGCGCTAAGGCAAGAGGCATCTGTCCTTTACGGCTCTTACGATTTCCCTATCGTCGACGAAGACGCTTTCACACTCACAAG GCTTCGAACGAACTCTACTAGTTACGTTGTCGTCCTTAATGTAGGACTTGAAGAACGACGTTTCGACCTGTCGGGAGTAGCCGGAATACCGGCAACTGCAAAAGTTGTCGTACGTAGCATTCAAGCCGTTAGTGGAGAGACTCAAATCGG GTTTAATATCAATACAGCCGATTTCCCTGTAGGTGCCCAAGAAGGTATTGTCCTCTCTTTCCTTGGCCTGTAA
- the LOC124352625 gene encoding 3'-5' ssDNA/RNA exonuclease TatD-like isoform X1, which translates to MLLSFRPLRSSFTSWTVGLGLLPCCVNIWTGHPQKDRMADSKEKSDNPEKVADGMSALKIKQIEDEVASSYLLVDIGANLTNSKYSRDLDSVVERAKDAGVKKIMVTGASVQCSKEALRLTRLYPGMLYSSAGIHPHDAKTWTDDCYDVIKELASNPECVAIGECGLDFNRNFSPQDVQMEVFEKQVQLACEVGKPLFLHERDAHDDMVRILGKFKDRMPPAVLHCFTGTTAQALKYLEMGLYIGLTGFLWKDKSDDGVRSILEKGLIPLDRLLIETDAPFMYPNVRGSKIPANIKQALSDRSLSFLNRYCTFQRNEPCSLPVIVEMIAAYMKRPVEEVAMATTINAIKLFGFS; encoded by the exons ATGTTATTGTCGTTTAGGCCACTAAGATCATCTTTCACCAGTTGGACAGTGGGGCTAGGGCTGCTGCCTTGTTGTGTCAACATCTGGACGGGCCATCCACAAAAGGATAGAATGGCAGACagtaaagaaaaatcagaCAACCCAGAAAAAGTTGCAGATGGCATGTCAGCCCTGAAAATTAAGCAAATTGAAGATGAAGTAGCATCCAGTTACCTTCTTGTGGACATTGGTGCTAATCtgacaaattcaaaatactCCCGAGATCTGGATTCAGTAGTGGAAAGAGCAAAAGATGCAG GTGTAAAGAAAATTATGGTGACAGGCGCTTCAGTTCAGTGCAGTAAGGAAGCTTTACGCCTAACCAGGTTGTACCCAGGAATGTTGTACTCATCAGCTG GCATACATCCTCATGATGCCAAGACATGGACAGATGACTGCTATGATGTGATTAAAGAGTTGGCTAGCAACCCAGAATGTGTTGCCATTGGAGAGTGTGGATTGGATTTCAATCGTAATTTCTCACCACAAGATGTTCAGATGGAAGTGTTTGAGAAGCAGGTCCAATTGGCTTGTGAAGTTGGCAAGCCGCTATTTTTACATGAACGTGACGCTCACGATGATATGGTAAGGATTCTCGGAAAATTCAAAGATCGCATGCCTCCGGCAGTGCTTCACTGTTTCACGGGAACGACCGCCCAGGCGctgaaatatttagaaatgGGTCTTTACATAGGATTGACAG GTTTCCTGTGGAAAGACAAGTCAGACGACGGAGTACGATCGATCCTCGAAAAGGGACTTATCCCTCTCGACCGATTGTTAATCGAAACAGATGCCCCGTTTATGTATCCAAACGTCCGCGGGTCGAAAATCCCGGCCAACATCAAACAAGCCTTGAGCGACAG ATCCCTTTCGTTCTTGAACCGTTACTGCACCTTCCAGCGCAATGAACCCTGTTCCTTGCCGGTAATTGTCGAAATGATTGCAGCCTACATGAAACGACCTGTGGAAGAAGTGGCCATGGCCACGACAATCAACGCCATCAAGCTATTCGGTTTCAGTTAA
- the LOC124352625 gene encoding 3'-5' ssDNA/RNA exonuclease TatD-like isoform X2, with product MADSKEKSDNPEKVADGMSALKIKQIEDEVASSYLLVDIGANLTNSKYSRDLDSVVERAKDAGVKKIMVTGASVQCSKEALRLTRLYPGMLYSSAGIHPHDAKTWTDDCYDVIKELASNPECVAIGECGLDFNRNFSPQDVQMEVFEKQVQLACEVGKPLFLHERDAHDDMVRILGKFKDRMPPAVLHCFTGTTAQALKYLEMGLYIGLTGFLWKDKSDDGVRSILEKGLIPLDRLLIETDAPFMYPNVRGSKIPANIKQALSDRSLSFLNRYCTFQRNEPCSLPVIVEMIAAYMKRPVEEVAMATTINAIKLFGFS from the exons ATGGCAGACagtaaagaaaaatcagaCAACCCAGAAAAAGTTGCAGATGGCATGTCAGCCCTGAAAATTAAGCAAATTGAAGATGAAGTAGCATCCAGTTACCTTCTTGTGGACATTGGTGCTAATCtgacaaattcaaaatactCCCGAGATCTGGATTCAGTAGTGGAAAGAGCAAAAGATGCAG GTGTAAAGAAAATTATGGTGACAGGCGCTTCAGTTCAGTGCAGTAAGGAAGCTTTACGCCTAACCAGGTTGTACCCAGGAATGTTGTACTCATCAGCTG GCATACATCCTCATGATGCCAAGACATGGACAGATGACTGCTATGATGTGATTAAAGAGTTGGCTAGCAACCCAGAATGTGTTGCCATTGGAGAGTGTGGATTGGATTTCAATCGTAATTTCTCACCACAAGATGTTCAGATGGAAGTGTTTGAGAAGCAGGTCCAATTGGCTTGTGAAGTTGGCAAGCCGCTATTTTTACATGAACGTGACGCTCACGATGATATGGTAAGGATTCTCGGAAAATTCAAAGATCGCATGCCTCCGGCAGTGCTTCACTGTTTCACGGGAACGACCGCCCAGGCGctgaaatatttagaaatgGGTCTTTACATAGGATTGACAG GTTTCCTGTGGAAAGACAAGTCAGACGACGGAGTACGATCGATCCTCGAAAAGGGACTTATCCCTCTCGACCGATTGTTAATCGAAACAGATGCCCCGTTTATGTATCCAAACGTCCGCGGGTCGAAAATCCCGGCCAACATCAAACAAGCCTTGAGCGACAG ATCCCTTTCGTTCTTGAACCGTTACTGCACCTTCCAGCGCAATGAACCCTGTTCCTTGCCGGTAATTGTCGAAATGATTGCAGCCTACATGAAACGACCTGTGGAAGAAGTGGCCATGGCCACGACAATCAACGCCATCAAGCTATTCGGTTTCAGTTAA
- the LOC124312008 gene encoding protein spire homolog 1-like isoform X3, producing MMERIPCCCGWRAWPRRGGFYLVSGLGWALYEALDYGCKQNEQNILSPDLEQMIDFLTSADEGECQSAEDEGIEQDSGEAEDSAAAAAAASVSSTSTTSSSSASAAAAAAAAASAMTSLSHVMDRCRMQISSTASSNQADAHFRAVCRALVAETLEFSDFLVKVSSAPEDWRELRNNKSETHSHELTELHLADWAKLWVQVIRQLRNGVKLKSASGGESARKPYEYELTPYEMMMDDIRSRRYKLRQVMVDGTIPPRVKKDAHAVILEFIRSRPPLRKASERKLRPLARRVSTPVELLMESIRQHDSKELKPTRCLLVNRTENVTATILTPTKRKLLKADHLHDELEEDEDLELPPPSPPRRYDYMADPFTSCSRSESSTPLNSKMDCRRRDHSGIPLHHQRDESPSRRHSLTVLPPPLTRTVSNPFLKRHSQISSYGRKGPDPRMTLNPANLSSDQPGSLPCSGPSSSTSSSSASLHSPPGSPTHAGHLQDDFVRSKEFQQVVQGKLVTLEELVHMRRVLTAASLDNLPLDSSIKDDVTNGKVCFVCRKTRFSVFGSWWHNCKLCRQTICTKCCTKMRIPSDQFDTIDVSEVSWYRGANSDKLEQQSPAVTSSLFSAFQLKLPQFRIRSPNYVGSSSNGVDGCESSESTPTSPVLARHGSERRKQTLAQPPQKFSHQTLSRHQSLSANNTPVRKLLSAQASIGPSLQLPQQQPTHKKSSSSGSDCYVCRDCQTLIENIIYNPVHTVTHCDRGPSIHVSLP from the exons ATGATGGAGAGAATCCCGTGCTGCTGTGGTTGGCGCGCTTGGCCCCGTCGTGGTGGTTTTTAC TTGGTCTCGGGACTGGGCTGGGCCCTCTACGAGGCGCTGGACTACGGCTGCAAACAAAACGAGCAGAACATCCTCAGTCCCGACCTGGAGCAAATGATTGACTTCCTCACGTCGGCCG ATGAAGGTGAATGCCAGTCGGCCGAAGATGAAGGCATCGAACAAGATTCCGGTGAAGCCGAAGATtctgcagcggcggcggcagcagcttcCGTCTCTTCCACATCGACGACTTCCTCTTCCAGCGCctcagccgccgccgctgctgctgctgccgcctccGCGATGACGTCATTATCGCACGTCATGGAT CGGTGTCGCATGCAAATCAGCAGCACAGCTTCGTCGAACCAGGCGGACGCCCATTTTCGAGCCGTTTGCCGCGCCCTCGTCGCCGAGACGCTCGAGTTTTCAGACTTTCTCGTCAAAGTCTCATCAG CACCCGAGGATTGGCGGGAACTGAGAAACAACAAATCCGAAACCCATTCGCATGAGCTGACGGAACTCCATCTGGCCGACTGG GCGAAATTGTGGGTGCAGGTGATCCGTCAGCTGCGTAACGGGGTAAAGTTGAAGTCGGCGTCGGGAGGCGAAAGCGCCCGCAAACCGTACGAATACGAACTGACGCCCTATGAGATGATGATGGATGACATCCGATCGAGACGCTACAAATTGCGTCAGGTCATGGTGGATGGGACCATTCCGCCCCGCGTCAAGAAAGACGCACACGCCGTCATCCTGGAATTCATCCGATCTCGCCCACCTCTCCGCAAG GCGTCGGAGAGGAAGCTGAGGCCGCTGGCTCGTCGTGTTTCTACGCCGGTCGAGTTGCTCATGGAGTCGATCCGGCAGCACGATTCCAAGGAATTGAAGCCCACTCGATGCCTCCTGGTCAACCGAACAG AGAATGTGACGGCCACGATCCTGACGCCAACGAAGCGGAAACTATTGAAAGCCGATCATTTGCACGACGAACTGGAAGAGGATGAAGACCTGGAACTGCCGCCTCCGTCGCCACCCAGACGCTACGACTACATGGCGGATCCGTTCACGTCGTGTTCCAGATCGGAATCGTCGACTCCCCTCAACTCCAAAATGGATTGTAGACGTCGAGACCACTCTGGCATTCCACTCCATCATC aacGAGACGAGTCGCCGTCGAGGAGGCACAGTCTCACCGTCCTGCCCCCACCTCTCACAAGGACCGTCAGCAATCCTTTCCTCAAGAGGCATTCACAAATCAGTTCCTACGGCCGCAAAGGGCCCGATCCCCGAATGACTTTGAATCCAGCCAACCTTTCAA GCGATCAGCCGGGATCGTTGCCCTGCTCGGGTCCGTCTTCGTCGACTTCATCGTCCTCTGCGTCGCTTCACTCGCCGCCCGGCTCGCCGACTCACGCCGGCCACCTTCAGGATGATTTCGTCCGCTCGAAGGAATTCCAGCAAGTCGTCCAGGGCAAATTGGTCACGTTGGAAGAGCTGGTCCACATGAGACGGGTCTTGACGGCCGCATCGCTCGACAACCTGCCACTGGACTCGTCCATCAAGGATGACGTCACCAACGGAAAG gTTTGCTTCGTGTGCCGAAAGACTCGCTTCTCCGTTTTTGGCTCGTGGTGGCACAACTGCAAACTCTGCCGACAAACCATCTGCACCAAATGCTGTACCAag ATGAGGATCCCGTCGGACCAGTTTGATACGATCGATGTGTCAGAGGTATCGTGGTACCGTGGGGCCAACTCTGACAAATTGGAGCAGCAGTCGCCGGCCGTCACGTCCTCTCTCTTTTCGgcttttcaattgaaattgccGCAGTTCCGCATCCGCTCGCCCAACTACGTTGGATCGTCTAGCAACGGAGTCGACGGCTGCGAGAGCTCCGAGTCGACGCCGACGTCGCCGGTGCTCGCCCGTCACGGCTCGGAGAGACGCAAACAGACGCTGGCGCAGCCTCCGCAGAAATTCTCTCACCAGACACTGTCTCGCCATCAATCTTTGTCAGCCAACAACACTCCCGTCAG AAAGTTGCTTTCGGCTCAAGCTTCCATCGGTCCGTCGCTCCAActgccgcagcagcagccaacccACAAgaaatcgtcgtcgtcgggtaGTGACTGCTACGTCTGTCGGGATTGTCAGACGTTGATTGAAAATATCATCTACAACCCGGTTCACACTGTGACGCATTGTGACCGGGGTCCTTCCATCCACGTTTCGCTTCCGTGA